The Pseudanabaena galeata CCNP1313 genome includes a region encoding these proteins:
- a CDS encoding OmpA family protein, which produces MANLPTPDKSIGKSSGQPSDDFSQVGRSAVKFIVRSVFLGVSAIAGTGIGLAIALTRPDLVWQPSFNFLNYKKQQFTLSSDALFDTDKASIRPESFRLLDEVAAQLPLATGKRVRINGHMDLGSAGDELTLSYLRATAVKDYLARLRGEQTYYWMVVGYGASRPLASSAADSNGKSNRRIEIFVDD; this is translated from the coding sequence GTGGCAAATTTACCGACTCCAGATAAGTCAATAGGTAAATCTTCGGGGCAACCATCAGACGATTTCAGTCAGGTGGGGCGCTCGGCTGTGAAATTTATTGTTCGCAGTGTATTTCTGGGCGTGAGTGCGATCGCAGGTACGGGTATTGGTTTAGCGATCGCCCTCACGCGACCAGATTTAGTCTGGCAACCCTCATTTAACTTTTTAAATTACAAAAAGCAGCAATTTACCCTCTCTTCTGATGCATTGTTTGATACGGACAAGGCAAGTATTCGTCCAGAAAGTTTTCGGTTACTCGATGAAGTGGCGGCTCAATTACCCTTAGCCACGGGCAAGCGAGTCAGGATTAATGGGCATATGGATTTGGGTAGTGCAGGGGATGAACTGACTCTTTCATATTTACGAGCTACAGCCGTTAAGGACTATTTGGCAAGACTGCGCGGTGAACAGACCTATTATTGGATGGTGGTTGGTTATGGTGCTAGTCGTCCCTTGGCTAGTAGTGCAGCCGATAGCAACGGCAAAAGTAACCGCCGCATCGAGATTTTTGTAGATGACTAG
- a CDS encoding DnaJ domain-containing protein, with protein MNQPKSQFIRVDRGISQFNHDYYAALGLPIISSPVYIRHVYVSIARILHPDVYGFSSEEKEIATQYLAKLVNPAYNVLMKDEERKAYQGIFKLLAKRLMQKSRNVPIHSAIACELMMAPNDGLYERSVSKIAQVQYQSIKTILEYTAQISELNLVYILYKEGYQYGADNMPPVLMPMSPTHPKPYVAPYPIPAPKTSYPQPTQYKSYQPPINRKSDPDETIIQTRIEERDTSAIADRLRICEIYISQGDWKSALKDLREILQLDKNNSRCHAMLGVVYKNVNQPQMAKVSLQRSLQINPREPLALKHIKELDNPNPSQTNTKNNSKSEPKPNPATTKKTPIPPPQKRGWLSNLLGWASPDDRDDSRK; from the coding sequence ATGAATCAACCCAAGTCCCAGTTTATCCGCGTTGATCGAGGTATTAGTCAGTTCAATCATGACTACTATGCCGCACTGGGCTTGCCAATCATCAGCAGTCCTGTTTACATTCGCCATGTCTATGTGAGCATTGCGCGGATACTACATCCTGATGTGTATGGCTTTTCATCTGAAGAAAAGGAAATCGCCACGCAATATCTAGCGAAATTGGTTAACCCAGCCTACAACGTCCTCATGAAGGATGAAGAGCGCAAAGCTTATCAAGGCATCTTTAAGCTGCTTGCTAAGAGGTTAATGCAAAAATCGCGCAATGTGCCAATTCATTCGGCGATCGCCTGTGAGTTAATGATGGCTCCTAACGATGGTCTTTACGAGCGCTCAGTTTCTAAGATCGCGCAGGTACAGTATCAATCCATCAAAACTATTCTGGAATATACAGCCCAAATCAGTGAACTAAATCTGGTTTACATTCTTTACAAAGAAGGCTATCAATACGGCGCAGACAATATGCCGCCAGTACTGATGCCCATGTCACCCACCCATCCCAAGCCTTATGTAGCCCCCTATCCTATCCCAGCCCCCAAAACTAGTTATCCCCAACCTACTCAATACAAAAGTTACCAACCTCCGATTAATCGGAAATCTGACCCCGACGAAACGATAATTCAAACCAGAATTGAGGAACGTGATACTAGCGCGATCGCCGATCGCCTGAGAATCTGTGAAATCTATATTAGTCAGGGTGATTGGAAATCCGCACTCAAGGATTTGCGTGAGATCTTGCAACTTGATAAGAACAATAGTAGATGTCACGCCATGCTGGGTGTGGTATATAAAAACGTCAACCAGCCGCAAATGGCAAAAGTTAGCTTGCAGCGATCGCTTCAGATTAATCCTCGAGAGCCATTAGCGCTCAAACATATTAAAGAGCTTGATAATCCCAATCCTAGCCAAACTAATACTAAAAACAACAGTAAAAGTGAACCGAAGCCCAATCCAGCGACTACTAAAAAAACACCGATTCCACCGCCACAAAAACGCGGCTGGCTGTCCAATCTGCTCGGATGGGCTTCACCCGATGATCGCGATGACTCACGTAAATAA
- a CDS encoding BlaI/MecI/CopY family transcriptional regulator yields MTPLPKYRPKQLSLGRLESEILNIIWDNTRLGATDIHDRILSDPDRELAYGSVMTVLRRLEQKGWIHCEKEGRSLYWQARISREEAQALDAYHQLNRFLEVGDADIVAAFANDLDHASMDKLEAIAVRLKNIRQLREQSQEG; encoded by the coding sequence ATGACCCCTTTACCGAAATATCGCCCTAAACAACTATCTTTAGGACGCTTAGAATCAGAAATCCTCAATATTATTTGGGATAATACAAGGCTAGGTGCGACAGATATACACGATCGCATCTTGTCCGATCCCGATCGCGAGTTAGCCTATGGCTCAGTGATGACGGTACTGCGACGACTAGAGCAGAAGGGTTGGATTCATTGCGAAAAAGAGGGGCGTTCGCTTTATTGGCAAGCACGAATTTCTCGTGAAGAAGCGCAAGCATTGGATGCTTATCATCAACTCAATCGCTTTTTAGAAGTGGGTGATGCGGATATTGTTGCTGCTTTTGCTAATGATCTCGATCATGCCAGTATGGACAAGCTTGAAGCGATCGCTGTCCGTCTCAAAAATATCCGTCAATTGAGAGAACAATCACAAGAAGGTTAA
- a CDS encoding NAD(P)H dehydrogenase subunit NdhS, with protein sequence MIFPGSAVRVINEGDTYYGFQGQVQRVTDGRVAVIFGGGNWEKIVSFRATELELIDTTVSSKAKKK encoded by the coding sequence ATCATTTTTCCAGGTTCTGCGGTGCGGGTTATCAATGAAGGTGATACCTATTATGGGTTTCAGGGGCAAGTGCAACGGGTAACCGATGGTCGTGTCGCCGTGATTTTTGGTGGTGGGAACTGGGAAAAGATCGTTTCGTTTCGGGCTACTGAGTTAGAACTGATTGATACGACTGTTAGCTCTAAAGCAAAGAAGAAATAA
- a CDS encoding M56 family metallopeptidase yields the protein MPFFSIHFVMLFGSLCLAWGLRYGWQNSSDATCPVSWQMRWQKALVCFVLPPLLVVMTAIAVLCMGAEGQMIGLQAGRLSYAIAIIFLIYSVFRGGQLSWSGWQSLQKLQEMVADVEHVNSVNQPIRLLNMPMLFAAQIGFWRSQLFVSQGLLDSLDTEHLDAVLWHERAHAYYRDTFWFFWLGCLRQVMPWLPNTQALWEELLLLRELRADRWAAQYTDGLLIAESLLAMVSSNNMHSTPTFAAAFGATNTSNRLEERVSFLLAEPEPLPQFSWRSLFWIGFSLLPLTVLPLHY from the coding sequence ATGCCCTTTTTCTCTATACATTTTGTGATGCTGTTTGGCTCTCTCTGTCTTGCATGGGGATTGCGCTATGGTTGGCAAAATAGCAGCGATGCTACTTGTCCTGTAAGTTGGCAGATGCGCTGGCAGAAGGCGCTAGTATGCTTTGTGCTGCCGCCATTGCTAGTGGTGATGACCGCGATCGCCGTGCTATGCATGGGAGCCGAAGGACAAATGATTGGCTTGCAAGCAGGACGACTCAGCTATGCGATCGCCATAATATTTTTGATTTACAGTGTGTTTCGGGGTGGTCAACTCTCTTGGAGCGGCTGGCAATCTTTACAAAAACTGCAAGAGATGGTTGCCGATGTGGAGCATGTTAACTCGGTTAATCAACCGATCCGCTTGCTGAATATGCCGATGCTATTTGCTGCTCAAATTGGCTTTTGGCGATCGCAACTTTTTGTGAGCCAAGGTTTACTTGACAGCCTTGATACCGAACATCTTGATGCAGTTTTGTGGCATGAACGCGCCCATGCCTATTACCGCGATACATTTTGGTTTTTCTGGCTCGGTTGCCTGCGTCAAGTGATGCCTTGGTTGCCAAATACCCAAGCTTTATGGGAAGAGTTGCTACTGTTGCGAGAACTTCGCGCCGATCGCTGGGCGGCTCAATATACAGATGGTTTATTAATCGCTGAGTCATTACTAGCCATGGTTAGTAGTAATAATATGCACTCAACCCCAACTTTTGCCGCAGCCTTTGGGGCGACCAATACTAGCAATCGTCTAGAAGAACGGGTGAGCTTTTTACTTGCCGAGCCTGAACCGTTACCACAATTTTCTTGGCGATCGCTATTTTGGATTGGCTTTTCCCTGTTACCGCTTACTGTATTACCATTGCATTACTAA